Within Halostella limicola, the genomic segment GCCTCTCCCTCGCGATCGCGAAAAAGACTCTGTCGGTTCTCGACCGCCTAACGCCACGCCGCTCGAGTGAGAACGTGCCACGAAAACAGGGAATCAACGACCAGAGTACCACTGGAACAGTTCTCCAGTGTACCCGCTTACGTATCGGTCACCAGTGATTAAAGCACTCTGCACGACTGCTGCTCATAGTCGGAAGGTGCGTAATATCGGTTGGGAGAAAAAAATCGCGCCCGCCCGTCCCGACCGTTCTCTCAGTGAGCGGGCTCGGGCGTTCGTTCCACGGTCACGACCGGCTCCATGTCGTGGGCGTAGCGCATGAGGCTCCAGACCGGAGACCGCTTCGCACCGGTTGCCAGAAGGTCAGCGTCCTCGTTCGAAAGGTTCTCGCCGCTCACCTCTATTTCGACCCGGATGTCGTCGAAGGCCTCCTCGGAACGGTCGATGTCGTGGATCATGAGCACTACACGCGGATCGAAGTCCAGCCGAACCGTCGTTTCGAGGTCGTCGAGTTCGATCTCGTTGGCTAGTGCGGTGACGCCTACGGCAACGTTCAGGCAGCCACTGAGTGCCGCAAGTGCCACTTCGATCGGCTCCATTCGATCGGTGGGGTCGATAAAGCCTGCAGCTTCCTCGACCTCTTTCCATGCCCCCAGTGGTAGCGTGTACTCGCGAGTCTCTCGGTGAATCTCTTCCCCGCCAAGCGTATATTCGTCGACGCTCGCCAGGCTGTGAAAGAGTCGCCCCTCATACGGAGCACGGGCACCGAGCTCCATCTGCACATCGTCGGGGTTCGCCGTCGCGTGCTCGACGAACTCGTGGAACTTCTCTAGATCGATCCCTTCTTTTACCGATTCTGTCGGTTGTGTCGTTGTCATTGGTTCTCCCTCCGTTCTAACCCACGGCAAAATCGCGTTGGCCCCGACCGCGCCGAACCCTCCGAAGACGTTCCGCTGTGGATCACCTTTAACCACGCGCTCTAAGGTAATGAATGTTCATTATGGAAAACTGGGATCTGATTCTCAGAGTACTCCATGCTGGGGACGAATTTCGTCGCTGGACAACCGACCGAACGTCTCGACGGGACGCAGGAGGCGGAGTCGCGTTCGCTCATCGGAACGCACACTGGTTCCTGACTGGAGATCACACGGATGTGGAGCAACCGAACGGCCCACGACGCGAACGGACACACGGCGCGTACGCGGCTGTCGGTCCAATGAACAGTCGCTTCCGTAAGCCCAGGCCCGTATTCCGCGGGACGGTCTCGCGGTGGCTCGACCACAAACCCGATAAATGAGGGTGCCGCATACTTGTACGTCAATGGAAAGCGAGAGCAATATTACACGGCGCCGGATCCTCGCTGCCGGCGGCGCATCCGTCGCTTTCGGCGGCGGGATCGCGTACTTCGCATCCCGCGACGGTTCGTCCGACCGGGAGTACGTCCCGGATACCTTCCACCGGAGTGACGAGACGACAGGGTTCGGCGTCGAACTCGCCGGACGACCGATCGCGGGGGAGCGGGACGCTCCCATGGACATCTACTACTGGACGGACTACCTCTGTCCGTTCTGCAAGCAGTTCGAGACGGAGACGCTCCCCGACGTCGGGACCGACTACGTCGATACCGGAGAGGCAAGACTGATCGTCCTCTCGTATCCCAACATCGGGGAGTACTCCACCCCTGCGGCGGTCTGGGGCCGCTGCGTCTGGGAACAGGTCGCCGAGGATGTCCCGGCGGCGTTCTGGCGCTGGCACGGGGCCGCGTTTGACGAGCAATCCGAGTCGGGTCACGACTGGGCGGACGATGAAACGTTCGCGGCCGTCACGGAAGAGACCGAACATGTCGCCGTTTCCGAGGTCAACGACTGCCGACAGACACGTGGCGACGCGGTCCGCGAGTCGATCGGGACCGACGTCGACGCTGCACGATCGGCGGAGATACGGGGGACGCCCGGCTTCGTTCTCTACAACCGCGAGGCCGATGCAGCGGGTAAGCTGGTCGGTGCGCATCCCTACGAGAACTTCTCGGACGCACTGGATCAGGTGCTAGAAGCGTGACGCCGAGTGTCGGGGACTCGGGGTGGGTCCGGACGCTCCCCGACGCGCTCGCGTATCCGCTGACGTCGAACAGGCGACTCCTGACCGCCGGGGTCGTTACCGTGCTGACCTACGTCGGGCTGGTGCTGAACACGTTCCCGCAGTTCACCGTCCAGCTCCTCGCGCGGGACCCGACTGACCTGTTCTACGCGGTCACGGTGCTCACCAGGGAAACGTATCTTAGCGTCGGCTGGCTCGGGCTCGTCCTGGTCGCGACTTACGCACTGCTCACCGGGGTCGCCGTAACGGCCGCGGTGACGCTGTTCAGCCGGGCACGGCGGCGGAGCGCGTCGACGGTGTTCGGGGTCCTTCCGGGCCTGCTCGCCGCCAGCTGTGCGAGCTGTGGGGCCGGAGTCCTCGGAGCACTGGGGTTCGTCGGCGCGATGGCGGCGCTCCCGTTCCAGGGAAACCTCCTTCGGGTCGGCGGGATCCTGTTGCTCGTGTTCTTCCTCGGGCGGACTGGCGACCCACGAACGTGTACGATCAACCTTTCAGACACATGAATCAGGATCGGATACTCCACAGCGACGGGGGGTCTCGTCACGGAAACGAGAGGCGTACTGAGCGTCGGGAAGGTGTTCGCAACGGATGACGTCGCTTTCGCACCCGCGCTTCTTCAAGAGTGCCGGCATCGGCGTCGGGGTTTTCCTCCTGTTCGGGACGGTGACCGGACTGATCCCGAACCCGGTCTACGTCAGGATGGTGGACCGGACGCCGGCCGATTACCTGTTCCTCGTCGCGACGTCCGCGTTCGCCGCGGCGTTCGTCTACCAGCGCTCGTTGGCCGCCGAACCGATCGGGGACCGTTCCGCGGTCGGCGGCATCGTCGGAGGGTTCCTCGCGTTCGGCTGTCCCATCTGCAACGCGGTCCTCCTGGCGCTTTTCGGTTCCTCGGCGCTGATGACGTATCTCGACCCGTTACGCCCGGTACTGGGGGCAGTGTCGGTCCTCTTTTTCGCTGGGCTCCTCTACTACCAGCGACGGCGGTGTGAGGTCTGCTGACCCCTCTTGTGCCTATCTGCTGTTACATCGACTGGACCCCACTCACAGGCGACCCACGTGACTTTCCTCATCCTGTCCGATGCGACCGACAGTATCGAATTGCCAGAGGTGTTACTGCTGCCGTCGGAGAACCGATGACGAAGAAGAGCAGCCTTACGGTGCGATGCGGTCAGACGAGGAGCTGGATGTCGGCGTCGGCCATGTCCTGCAGAGCGGTTGCGGCGCCGACGCCGGTGGTGACGCCGTCGTAGAAGTCGTCCTCGTCGTAGTCCATCAGGTCGATGGTCATCTGGCAGGCCTGGAACTCGACGCCCATCTCGAGGCTGGTTTCGACGAGTTCCTCGATCGTCGCCGTGTCGTTGTCTTCGATTTTCTTCTCCATCATCTTCGTCGTCACGCGGTCCATTCCGGGGAGCGCGCCGACGACGTTGGGAACCGGCATGTTCGGATTGCCGACCGAACTGAGCTTCAGGTCCTTCGAGCGCTCCTCGTGGAGGATCTCCAGCCCCCAGAACGTGTGGAACACGGTCACGTCGTAGCCGAAGGCGGCCGCCGTGCTCGCGAGGATCAGCGGCGGGTACGCCATGTCGAGCGTGCCCTTGGTGGCGATGATGCTCATCTTCCTGCTATCGTCCTCGCTGTCCGCCGTGGCCTCAGCGAGCGCGTTCTCGAGGTCGTCGACGCGCGCGGCGAGTTCCGCACGCGAGGGTGCGTCGTCGGCCGGCACGTCGGATGTCTCCGTGCTCATCGTCACTCGGTCTTGCGCACGTAGTGTTTGTACACGTCGTCGCCCTCCTCTTGGTCGACGAGTTCGACGCCGGCGGTGCCGGACGCCCAGCCGTCGATGTCGCTCATACTCCCCGGGTCGGTCGCCAGCACTTCCAGTACCTCACCCTCCGCCAGGTCGTCGATGGCGGATTTGGTCTTCACGACCGGCATGGGACACGATGCGCCTTTCACGTCGAGCGTCTCCGCGATGTCGAATTCCGTACTCATTGGTTGTCCGCTCCGTTGGTCTGTATTGGAGCTATCGCACAATATAGGGCCCATGGTTAAAAGAATGTTGGTTCTTGTGGTGAATCTGAACAACCATGCTCTATCCCTGTCGGCTTATATGGGTCAGTACCTCCGATTCGAGTGTCTTGGAGAGTGTGGAATTTGATATCGGGGTCCTATATTGTGTGGTTAGTGGATTACTATGCAAACCCTTTTGTACATCCGTCCGGTAGATGGGGGTACACGATATGAACGCCGAAGACTTCCCGACTCCCGACGTCGAAGTCGAAACGATCGCACCGGAGACGCTGAAGAGCCGCATCGACGCGGGCGAGGAGCTCACGCTTCTCGACGCGCGGATGAACTCCGACTACGATGAGTGGCGCATCGACGGCGAGAACGTCACCTCCATCAACGTCCCGTACTTCGAGTTCCTCGAAGACGACATCGACGAGGACGTTCTCGAACGGATCCCCGCCGACCGCGAGGTGACCGTCCTCTGTGCGAAAGGCGGCGCCAGCGAGTTCGTCGCGGGAACGCTCGCCGAGCGCGGCTACGACGTTAACCACCTCGAAGACGGCATGAACGGCTGGGCGCGCATCTACGAGGCCGTCGAGGTCGCAGACTACGACGGCGCCGGCACGCTACTGCAGTACCAGCGCCCGTCCTCGGGCTGTCTGGGCTACCTGCTGTACGACGACGGCGAGGCCGCGATTATCGACCCGCTGCGCGCGTTCACCGACCGCTACCTCGCGGACGCTGATGACCTCGGCGTCGAGCTCGAGTACGCGCTCGACACGCACGTCCACGCCGACCACATCTCGGGCGTGCGCGACCTCGACGACGACGGCGTCGAGGGCGTCATCCCCGATGCCGCCGTCGACCGCGGCGTCACCTACGCCGACGAACTCACTCGGGCCGAGGACGGCGATACTTTCGAAGTCGGTGACGCCACCATCGAGACCGTCTACACGCCCGGCCACACGACCGGGATGATGTCGTACCTCGTCGACGACAGCCTGCTCGCGACCGGCGACGGGCTGTTCATCGAGAGCGTCGCGCGCCCCGACCTCGAGGAGGGTGACGACGGCGCACCCGACGCCGCGCGCATGCTCTACGAGTCGCTCCAGGAGCGGGTGCTGACCCTCGACGACGACACGCTGGTCGGGGGCGCGCACTTCAGCGACGCGGCCGAGCCCGCCGATGACGGCACCTACACCGCGCCGATCGGCCAGCTCGTCGAGGAGATGGACGCGCTCACGATGGACGAAGAGGCGTTCGTCGAGCTGATCCTCTCGGACATGCCGCCGCGGCCGGCCAACTACGAGGACATCATCGCGACGAACCTCGGTCAGAACGAGGTCGACGACGAGGAGGCGTTCACCCTCGAACTGGGTCCGAACAACTGCGCGGCGAGCCAGGACTCGCTCGCGGGTGACTGAAACCGCCGATGGTGACTGACCCGCTCCCGCTGCAGGTGGCCGCCGAACTGTTCCCCAACGGGATCAGTCGCTACGCCGTCGGCGGGCTGCTCGTCGGGCTCGGCGTGACCGTCATCTACCTCGGCACCGGCATCAGCGCTGGCGCGAGCACGTTCCTCGAGTCCACGCTGTCGTACGTGTCCGACCGGTCCCGGTTCCAGCAGTACGTCAGCTCTCGTGATTGGCGGCTGGTGTTCACGGTCGGGATCGTTCTGGGTGCGGCCGTGTACGCGGTCGTGTATCAGGGCGGGGCGTGGACGACGGACGTCCAGCCGTGGCGACTGCTCGTCGGCGGTATCTTCGTCGGCGTGGGAACGCGCGTCGGCAAGGGCTGTACCTCCGGCCACGGCGTCTGCGGTGTCGGTTCGGCGTCGAAGACGTCGATCGTCGGCGTCGTCACGTTCCTGCTCGTCGCCATCGCGACCGCGCAACTCGTCGCGGCACTGGGGGTGAGCCCGTAAATGTCCGACCGACACCCCGCGTTCATGCCGCTGGTGCTCGTCGGCGGCCTGATCTTCGGGTTCGGGCTGGCGTACAGCCACATGGCCCGCCCGGAGGTGGTGCTGAACTTCCTCCAGTTCGAGGACTTCGGGCTGGTGTTCGTGATGTTCGGCGGGGCCGCGGTGACCGGGCTGACGTTCTTCGTCGCTCCGCGGCTCGTAGGACGGGCGCCCCTGACCGGCGACAGCTTCGAGCGGCGACTGAAGTCCTTCGACCGGGACGTGCTCGTCGGAGGAGCGATCTTCGGCGTCGGCTGGGGGCTGTCCGGGATCTGTCCCGGTGCGGCCTACGCTAGCCTCGGGATCGGTAACGTGACGATCCTCTGGGCGCTCGCCGGGATGTTCCTCGGGGCGTACCTGCAGGGCTACTGGCGGAGCCGCACGACCGAGACCGGTCCCGTGGCATCGGGTGCCGACTAACCCCGCATACTTCGTTCAGAGATGGATCCCTCCACAGTCGGACTGTTCCTGACCGCCGGATCGGCGAGTCTGTTCATGGCCTGGGTCATCGGGGCCGGGTCGAGCGGCGCGACGCCGTTCGCCCCCGCCGTGGGTGCCAACGCCGTTTCGACGATGCGAGCGGCGTTCATCGTCGGTATCTTCGGCTTTGCGGGCGCGGTCGTACAGGGGAGCAACGTCTCCGAGGCCGTCGGTCGAGGACTGATCGGCGGCGTGAGTCTCCCGGCGACGGCCGTCATCATCGTGTTGCTGATCGGCGCCGGGCTCATGGCGATCGGTATCAAGACGGGCTATCCGATCGCGACAGCGTTTACCGTGACCGGGTCGGTCATCGGGGTCGGACTCGCGCTCGGTGGAACGCCCGTCTGGCCGAAGTACCTCCAGATCGGTGCCGTCTGGGTGCTGACGCCGTTCGTCGGCGGCGGCCTCGCGTACGCCATCGCGAGTGTCCTCCCCCGGTCCGACGTGCCGGAGCGATACAGCGTCTCCATTCTGGCCGGTCTGGTCGGTGCGGTCCTCGCGAACGTCGAGTTCGCGTATCTCGGTCCGAACGGCGCGGCCGGCTCCCTCGTCGGGGTCAGCCAGCGGACTCTCGGGAGCGACGGGATAGCGATCCCTCTCGCAGTTTCGCTGCTCGCCGCAGCTGTCGTCGCCGGGTTCGTCACGCGAGACATCCGTCGTGATATGAGCGGGGGACTGCGACGGGTGCTTCTCGCTCTCGGCTCGCTGGTCGCGTTCTCCGCGGGCGGGAGCCAGGTCGGACTCGCCGTCGGTCCGCTGCTCCCCCTCCTCGACGGCCCGGAGACGGTTCCGGTGATCGCGATCCTGACCGGCGGCGGATTCGGGATCCTCGTCGGATCGTGGACCGGCGCGCCCCGGATGATCAAATCGCTGGCGCAGGATTACTCGTCGCTCGGGCCCCGTCGGTCCATCGCCGCGCTCGTGCCGTCGTTCCTGATCGCGCAACTCGCCGTCCTGCTCGGGGTCCCCGTCTCGTTCAACGAGATCGTCGTCAGCGCGATCATCGGGAGCGGCGCGGCCGTCGGCGGAAGCGACGCGATCGATTCGCGGAAGATACTCGTGACGGTGAGTGCATGGGCCGGATCGCTACTGCTTGCCCTGGCAGTCGGCTATATCGCAGTCGTCCTCCTCCCGGTCGGCTGAACCGTTTCTCAGCGAACCGGGTTCCGCAAGGCCAACCCTCGGGACCGTCACCGCTGTGGGTCAATTGCGCGCGTTCAGTTTCCTTCCGCTCGTTCTAGCAGACGACGCTCTCGTGGTGACTGAGAGACCAGTTCCCGGGCAACTGCCCGCTCGCGACACCGAGCGAACTTCGATCCGTACGAAAGAAGGTAGGCCGCCGGCTCGGTTCGAGCGATAACTTATGAGTAGCATACGTGACGCCATCTCGGAGTTACGGGGATATAGTATTGTACAGTAGTCCCAAAACCGTTTTCAACCCCTCTCCATTAGATAGAATTGTACAGAATAGTATGAAGCAGACAATCTCGACTGCAAGAGAAGAGGTGACGTACGATGATCGGCGTTGAATCGCTCGGCGGATGGTCCCAAGCAGCGGCTGTCATCGGTGCTGTCCTGCTGGAAGCGATCGTGCTGTACGTGGGATACGGGGCGTTAGAGCGATTCCTCGGACCGTCGATCACCGACGCGATTCGAGGTGACTGACGATGGAGATATTCGGCATCGCCGCATCACTGCTCGTGATGTTCTCCGGGTTCGGCCTCCTGATCGGCCTGCTGTTCGGCTTTTTCGGAATGGGCGGGTCGTTTCTCGTGACTCCCGCGTTGCTCGTGATGGGGTACGAGACCGATGTCGCCGTCGCGTCCGGGCTCGCGTTCGTCTTCGGGACCTCGGTCATCGCGACGCTGAAACACCGCGACCTCGGTCAGGTCGACTACAAACTCGGCGTGCTGATGATCGCGGGTACCACTGCAGGTATCGAAGTCGGCAAGCAGGGACTGCACCTACTGCAGGACCTCGGACTCGCCGATACCGTTGTGAGTGTGGCGTACGTGGGGTTGCTCGGTGGTATCGGGCTGTTCATCACTCACCGAGCGATCAGTGACGACAGCGGCGGGGGCATCGCCCACGATGCCGAAACCGACGGGGAGTTCGACGAGGAGGACGTCCCGGAGATCGCCAGGACGATCCAGTCGTACGAAGTCCCTCCGATGATGTCGCTCCGTGGCGGCGTGACGGTTTCGCTGTGGATGATCCTCGCCGTCGCGTTCGCCACAGGCCTGTTGTCGGGGTTCCTCGGCGTCGGCGGCGGATTCATCCGAATGCCGGCGCTGTTCTACCTCATCGGTGTGCCCGTCCCCGTCGCGGTCGGTACCGACCTGTTCGAGATCGTCTTCTCGGGCGGGATCGGTAGCTTCCTCTACGCCATCGACGGCGCGGTCGATCTCGCGATCGTCGCGCCGCTGCTGGCCGGGAGCGCCCTCGGTGCTCGGGTCGGCGCTGCGGCGACGAGCATCGTCGACGAGGACGAGATCAAGGTGTACTTCGGCGTGATGCTGCTGCTGGGCGCTATCGCCGTCGCGATCCGGAAGATCGGCGGCGTCATCGAGATGCCCGTGCTCGACGTGGTCGCACTGGCCATCATCGTCGGTGCAGCGCTATTGGTGAGTAGCGCAGTCGTCTACAGTTCCATCCGTGAACTCCGGACGACCTCCAACGAGACCGATACCGTCACAGCTGACTGAGGTGCGATCCGGCTGCCAGTAACGCGGTATTTTTGCACAGTTTCGACTGAGCACGCTTCGTGGGTGTCCCCGCTTCCGAGTGTTCTTCCCGGACGACCAGCAGACCGTACCACGCGTCATCGTCGACGTGATGAGGGATACCCGGCCTCTCGAGTTGTGTCTCATGTTCGTGGTTGGGTCTGGTTCCCTCTGTTTGAGAACTCGCCCCGTCGCTTATCGGGGTGTCTGGCGTACCACTCGGCATGGGAGAACTCGAAACCGAGGCCGAGAAAACGCGGTCAGAAATCGCATCGTACCTCCGCGAATTAGCTGCGCAGCTTGACGGCGGGGGAGACGTGACCGTTGAACTCGGCGGTCAGCAGGCACGGTTGAATCCGACGAACCCGGTGACCTTCAAACTGGAGGGAGAATCGGACTGGACCGAGGGCGAGACCGAGGCAAAACAGAGTATCGAGTTCGAGTTAGTCTGGTGGCGTGATGCTCGGACGGCGGACGAGGGAAGACTGGACATCAACACCGAGGGGGAGTAACATTCCTTGTTTCCTTGAACCACGTGACTATGTACGAGCAAATCCTATTCCCGACGGACGGAAGCGAGCCAGCAGATTCAGCCCTTGATTATGCACTCCAGATAGCGTCCGAACACGAGGCCACGATCCACGTCCTCAACGTTGCGGATACGAACCAGGACAGCCTCGTCCGGATTCAGGGGAATGTAATCGACGTCTTGGAGCAGGAAGGAGAAGAGATCGTGGAGGACGCGGCACAGCGTGCAACAGAACGCGGCATCTCCGTCGTCTCGGAGGTACTCCAGGGCGACCCGTACAGAACGATCGTCGACTACAGCAAGCAGTGGGATATCGACTGTATCGTCATGCCGACGCACGGCAGACGTGGGCTTCAGCGGTTCCTTCTCGGGAGTGTCACTGAACGGGTCATCAACACTGCGCACGTACCAGTAATCGCGGTCAGCCCCGATCGAGATCGGCCACTCACGTATCCACCTCAGCACATCCTCGTTCCGACGGATGGGAGTCGGGGTGCGGAACTCGCAGTAACGGAGGGAATTAACGTTGCGAAGGCGTCAGGGGCAACGCTCCATCTGCTTCATGTGGTTGAGACGGGGAACATCGGCCCGGATGCACGATCCGTCCTGAAACAGGGCGAATTGACAGAGCGGGCATACGAAGTTATGAACGAGGCTACCGAGAGGGTCGAGGAAGCGTCGCTTGATCCAGTCACCAGCGTGATCGAGCACGGTGACCCGTCGAAGGTGATTCGTGACTACATCGACGAGAACGGAATCGATCTCGCCGTCTTGGGAACTCATGGCCGAACCGATTTCAGTCGGTACGTCATGGGCGGTGTCAGCGCCAAACTCGTCCGAACGTCACCAGTACCGGTGATGTGGGTTCGAGAATCTGACTCAGATGATACCTGACTCCTGAAAGGGATGCCCCAGAGCAATTCCACTCCTTCGGTAGAATTCGACGTGTCGAGGCACAACTTTTCGCAACCGAGCCCGAATTATTCGTATGGAAGATGTCCGCTCGGTACGGATGAGTAGAGAAGAACGGAACGAGTTCTTAGGGAGTGGTGGTACGGGTGTCATCTCGTTCGATCCGCCGGACGACGGCCCTCCGTACTCCTGACCGATTTCGTATGGATACGACGCAGATACGGGGAATTTCTATTTCCGGTTCGCCATTGGTCCTGAAGACACTGGAAAGAAAGACTTCATCGACGAAGACAGGGAAATATCATTCGTTACGTACGACGAGACGGATCGTGGCTGGCGAAGCGTCATCGCAACCGGTAGACCGGACGCGGTTACAAAATCAGCACTCGACACCGAAGTCGCCGAGGCGATGCAGCGAGTGAGAATCCCGTTTGTGGATGTGTATGATAGTTATCCTCTCACGCCCGTGTTCCGATTTTTCCAGCTCATCCCGGAGGAGGTTACTGGCCAACAAGAAGTAGGAACTGGGGAGTGAGAAGCTCGAAGAGAGCGGGTTACATCTCCCCCTTAACATCCTCATCGCGTAATCACGCGCTGTATGCCATCTGAACTGGCTTCGAGTTCGTCGTAAATTCGGCTGATCCCTTGTGAATGCCAGCTTTCGGGCTCCGCCGACGAGGAGACGGCCATCGAAATGTAAGATAGGTTACAAACCAGTGGTCAGTGTTCAGTATCGTCCGGGTGATGGGAGCCTCGTACTTCGACTGGTGAGCGCTTTCGACTCGGATCCAGCATTCAGAAGCATATCCTCACTCCTGATAGACAGATCACTCGACTTCGTTACTTGTGCATCGTGTTGTCGCATTCACCCGGTCTTTTTCGACTGCCAGTGACGATAAACGCCACCTCTTACTCTGCGAAACGATGCATGATGGTTCCCGGCGGGGGGAAACGGATTTATCCGCTCACATTGCTCTTGCAAGCGATGAGAGAATGAAATCAGAAGGTTTGTCACCGCGGCGTTCTACGGGCAGAACTCGGTGCGGCGGAAACGAAATGAGCCGTCGTACGTTCGTCGCCGCGGGTGTCACCACGGCGGGAGCCACAGCCGGAACCGCCGTCGCGAACGCGACGCAGGAGACGCAGACGGTGGAACTGGTTGACTATGCGTACGAGCCGGGGACCGACGAACCGCTCGTTATCGCACCGGGGACTACCGTCCGCTTCGTGTGGATCACCGACAATCATAACATCGCCGTCGACTCACAACCGGACGAAGCCGAGTGGGAGGGGCACCAACCCATCGAGAACGCGGACTTCGAGTACGAGCACACGTTTGAGGTGGAGGGGGTGTACGAGTTCCACTGCGACCCCCACCAGAGCCTCGGGATGGCGGGGACGATCGAAGTCCGCGAGGGCGGCGCATCGGAAGAGGAGGGGGGTCCCGTAGAGGACCTCCTGCCCGACGAGGCGTTGACGGTCGGCATCTGGGCCCTTGGCGCGCTGCTGGTCATCGTGTTCTTCGCCTACTTCTTCACGAAGTACAGCGGAGACTACGGGGAGTGACCGTCCCGGGCGAATCAGCGGTGCGGGGATGCCGGTGAAAGCGGCGATCGATCGCATTCACCCCGGCGTTCACGCCGCGTAGTTGTTCGGTCCGAGATCCAGTTCGGTCGCCTCGTCCTCGATTTCGGGCGATTTTCGGCCGTTGTTCATCGCGATAACGTCCTCGTAGTTCGGCGGCTTCTCGGAGACGTCGACGGTGCGCCTATCGAGGAACGCCTCTCGATCGAGTCGCAGCAGGTCGAGGTCTTCTCTGAGAGTATCCCAATCGGGCCATAATCAGGTTGCCC encodes:
- a CDS encoding plastocyanin/azurin family copper-binding protein; this encodes MSRRTFVAAGVTTAGATAGTAVANATQETQTVELVDYAYEPGTDEPLVIAPGTTVRFVWITDNHNIAVDSQPDEAEWEGHQPIENADFEYEHTFEVEGVYEFHCDPHQSLGMAGTIEVREGGASEEEGGPVEDLLPDEALTVGIWALGALLVIVFFAYFFTKYSGDYGE